The following coding sequences are from one Frigoribacterium sp. Leaf415 window:
- a CDS encoding NCS1 family nucleobase:cation symporter-1: MTTDIARPPADPAPPAVGAAGSPAPLTSVAAARIEGARDPRLTNDDLAPLKRQTWSSYNIFAFWMSDVHSVGGYVTAGSLFALGIASWQVLVSLVVGIVIVNVFANLVAKPSQRTGVPYPVINRAVFGVLGANVPAIIRGLIATAWYGVQTYLAAESLNIVFLKFVPSTAALLEPSFLGLSALGWISYGILWFAQAALFWRGMETIRRFIDFAGPAVYVLMIALAVYLVSQAGWSAIDLDLSVGEPLSFAASLPVMASAVAIVVSYFSGPVLNFGDFSRYGKSFAAVKRGNFLGLPVNFLFFSILTVLCASATVPVFGRLITDPIETVDAIGTPFVVLLGGLTFVTATVGINIVANFIAPAFDFSNVAPRKISWRLGGMIAAVGSVLLTPWNWYGNAEAIQYTLGVLGALIGPLFGMLIAGYYLVARQRVAVEDMFTMSPSGRYWYRGGFNPNAVWTLVIAGAVSVASALVPGWVVDAGGPSFTWIGNYSWFIGCGLGLVLFWALEKRRPRMPRLDADDPTVDDGTVARPAEGPAA, encoded by the coding sequence GTGACCACAGACATCGCCCGACCCCCGGCCGACCCGGCCCCGCCCGCCGTCGGAGCCGCCGGCTCACCCGCCCCGCTGACGTCCGTCGCGGCCGCTCGGATCGAGGGCGCCCGGGACCCCCGGCTGACGAACGACGACCTCGCGCCGCTGAAGAGACAGACCTGGTCGAGCTACAACATCTTCGCCTTCTGGATGTCGGACGTGCACTCGGTCGGCGGCTACGTGACCGCCGGCAGCCTCTTCGCCCTCGGCATCGCGAGCTGGCAGGTGCTCGTGTCGCTCGTGGTCGGCATCGTGATCGTCAACGTCTTCGCGAACCTCGTCGCCAAGCCCAGCCAGCGCACGGGCGTTCCCTATCCGGTGATCAACCGCGCCGTCTTCGGCGTGCTGGGGGCGAACGTCCCGGCGATCATCCGAGGCCTGATCGCGACGGCCTGGTACGGCGTGCAGACCTACCTGGCCGCGGAGTCGCTCAACATCGTCTTCCTCAAGTTCGTCCCGTCGACGGCCGCGCTGCTCGAGCCGTCCTTCCTCGGCCTCAGCGCCCTGGGCTGGATCTCGTACGGCATCCTCTGGTTCGCCCAGGCCGCCCTGTTCTGGCGCGGCATGGAGACCATCCGCCGGTTCATCGACTTCGCCGGTCCCGCCGTCTACGTGCTGATGATCGCCCTCGCGGTCTACCTCGTCTCGCAGGCGGGCTGGAGCGCGATCGACCTCGACCTCTCGGTGGGCGAGCCCCTGTCGTTCGCCGCGTCGTTGCCGGTCATGGCGTCGGCCGTCGCCATCGTCGTCAGCTACTTCTCGGGGCCCGTCCTGAACTTCGGCGACTTCTCGCGGTACGGCAAGAGCTTCGCGGCGGTGAAGCGAGGCAACTTCCTCGGGCTGCCGGTGAACTTCCTCTTCTTCTCGATCCTCACCGTGCTGTGCGCCTCGGCGACGGTGCCGGTGTTCGGTCGACTCATCACCGACCCGATCGAGACCGTGGACGCCATCGGCACGCCCTTCGTGGTCCTGCTCGGCGGTCTCACCTTCGTCACCGCGACCGTCGGCATCAACATCGTCGCCAACTTCATCGCCCCGGCCTTCGACTTCTCGAACGTCGCGCCGCGGAAGATCAGCTGGCGGCTCGGCGGCATGATCGCCGCCGTCGGTTCCGTGCTGCTCACCCCGTGGAACTGGTACGGCAACGCCGAGGCGATCCAGTACACGCTCGGCGTGCTGGGGGCGCTGATCGGGCCGCTGTTCGGCATGCTGATCGCCGGCTACTACCTCGTCGCCCGTCAGCGCGTCGCCGTCGAGGACATGTTCACGATGTCGCCCTCGGGTCGCTACTGGTACCGCGGCGGGTTCAACCCCAACGCCGTCTGGACCCTCGTGATCGCGGGCGCCGTCTCGGTCGCGTCGGCACTCGTTCCCGGCTGGGTCGTGGACGCCGGCGGCCCCTCGTTCACCTGGATCGGCAACTACAGCTGGTTCATCGGCTGCGGCCTCGGTCTCGTG
- a CDS encoding helix-turn-helix domain-containing protein, with protein MPDDPAAPTPAIGDLDAAALGARLRHLRAAAGLSLSALARALDISPSAVSQIERGVRRPSVSRLIAIVQVLGVPLADVFDDRAEPATRRTAPSDRGDAATGGYVLARGGAAQPVVLGGGVVFRRLSPAHLSGVDFFESTYPPGALATEVAALITHEGYEVGTVTSGELTIDFPDETVTMRAGDSITFPCYLPHRLSNGGGVDAVATWLIVH; from the coding sequence ATGCCCGACGACCCCGCCGCGCCCACGCCGGCGATCGGCGATCTCGACGCCGCCGCCCTCGGTGCCCGCCTGCGCCACCTCCGCGCGGCGGCGGGTCTCTCGCTCAGCGCCCTCGCCCGGGCGCTCGACATCTCGCCCAGCGCCGTCTCGCAGATCGAGCGCGGCGTCCGGCGCCCCTCGGTCAGCCGACTGATCGCCATCGTCCAGGTGCTCGGGGTGCCGCTCGCCGACGTCTTCGACGACCGCGCCGAACCCGCCACCCGTCGCACGGCCCCGTCCGACCGCGGGGACGCCGCCACGGGCGGCTACGTCCTGGCCCGAGGAGGCGCGGCGCAGCCGGTCGTGCTCGGCGGCGGAGTGGTCTTCCGCCGCCTCTCGCCCGCCCATCTCTCGGGCGTCGACTTCTTCGAGTCGACCTACCCGCCGGGAGCCCTCGCCACCGAGGTCGCCGCCCTCATCACCCACGAGGGCTACGAGGTCGGCACGGTCACCTCGGGAGAGCTGACCATCGACTTCCCCGACGAGACCGTCACGATGCGGGCCGGCGACTCGATCACCTTCCCGTGCTACCTGCCGCACCGGTTGAGCAACGGGGGCGGGGTCGACGCGGTCGCCACGTGGCTGATCGTGCACTGA